Proteins co-encoded in one Streptomyces roseochromogenus subsp. oscitans DS 12.976 genomic window:
- a CDS encoding TfoX/Sxy family protein gives MAYDEVLAERIKERLEPSGVTAKKMFGGITFLLQGNALANLYDEGLMVRVGPDGMDEALSRPGTKQLVFRGKE, from the coding sequence ATGGCATACGACGAAGTGCTGGCGGAGCGGATCAAGGAACGGCTTGAGCCCTCGGGGGTGACCGCGAAGAAGATGTTCGGCGGGATCACCTTCCTTCTTCAGGGCAATGCGCTGGCCAATCTGTACGACGAGGGTCTGATGGTGCGGGTCGGGCCTGACGGGATGGACGAGGCGCTGTCCCGTCCCGGCACCAAGCAGCTGGTGTTCCGCGGCAAGGAGTAG